The following are from one region of the Fusarium keratoplasticum isolate Fu6.1 chromosome 4, whole genome shotgun sequence genome:
- a CDS encoding Mediator of RNA polymerase II transcription subunit 10: MAPVDRVDHNVLEQQLKDVIQDLYQIMVQVATYDSVGRPSKEVLSNEIKTLSQSLRTLHMSASPPNNLPSVPPELLEYVEHGRNPDIYTREFVELVRRGNQLMRGKRHAFEAFRDTLAENMTTAMPELRDDVAQVVEATGGVPPGKKTEQ, encoded by the exons ATGGCTCCCGTCGATCGCGTGGACCACAATGTCCTTGAGC agcagctcaaggacgTCATTCAAGACCTCTACCAGATCATGGTTCAAGTAGCGACCTACGACTCTGTCGGCCGCCCAAGCAAAGAAGTCCTCTCCAACGAAAT AAAAACCCTCTCTCAGTCTCTCCGCACACTACACATGTCGGCATCGCCGCCCAACAACCTGCCATCAGTACCGCCCGAACTCCTCGAGTACGTCGAGCACGGCCGAAATCCAGACATCTACACCCGTGAGTTCGTTGAGCTCGTTCGCCGCGGCAACCAGCTCATGCGCGGCAAGCGCCACGCCTTCGAAGCCTTCCGTGACACACTCGCCGAGAACATGACAACAGCCATGCCTGAGCTGCGCGACGACGTCGCccaggtcgtcgaggccacCGGTGGTGTACCGCCTGGCAAGAAGACTGAACAATGA
- a CDS encoding 3-isopropylmalate dehydrogenase, whose product MAEHNIVVLAGDHCGPEVIAEGIRILKTIEENKPSCSIDSTGSPLTDETLAAADAVLLGSIGGPEWGTGAVRPDAEVERVARLAGFLARGRGDKKVWSLDKANVLATSRLWRKVMTETFEKEFPDLKVEHQLIDSAAMIMVKNPTGLNGVVVTSNLFGDIIRDEASVIPDSIGLLPSASLSGIPDGKGKCNGIYEPIHGSAPDISGKGIVNPIGTLLSVAMLLRYSLNLPEEAKAVEEAVRAALDGGLRTKDLGGNANTKEVGEAVVKELTRILKA is encoded by the exons ATGGCTGAACACAACATTGTCGTGCTGGCTGGCGACCACTGCGGTCCCGAG GTTATCGCTGAGGGTATCCGG ATCCTGAAGACTATCGAGGAGAACAAGCCCAGC TGCTCCATCGATTCCACCGGCAGCCCCCTCACAGACGAgaccctcgccgccgccgacgccgtcctcctcggctccATCGGCGGCCCGGAATGGGGCACCGGCGCCGTCCGCCCCGA CGCCGAGGTGGAGCGCGTTGCCCGTCTGGCTGGTTTCCTGGCCCGCGGCCGTGGCGACAAGAAGGTGTGGTCTCTGGACAAGGCTAACGTGCTGGCCACGAGCCGACTCTGGCGCAAGGTCATGACCGAGACGTTTGAGAAGGAGTTCCCCGACCTCAAGGTCGAGCACCAGCTCATTGACAGCGCGGCCATGATCATGGTCAAGAACCCTACCGGTCTCAACGGTGTTGTTGTGACGAGCAACCTGTTTGGTGACATTATCAGAGACGAGGCCAGCGTCATTCCCGATAGCATTGGTCTTCTGCCCAGTGCCAGCTTGAGCGGTATTCCTGATGGCAAGGGCAAGTGCAACGGTATCTACGAGCCCATCCACG GTTCTGCCCCTGATATCTCGGGCAAGGGCATTGTCAACCCCATCGGTACGCTCCTATCCGTGGCTATGCTTCTCCGATACTCTCTCAACCTCCccgaagaggccaaggctgtcgaggaggcTGTGCGTGCTGCCCTGGATGGTGGCCTCCGAACCAAGGACCTAGGTGGTAacgccaacaccaaggaggtcggtgaggctgtcgtcaaggagctcacACGGATCCTCAAGGCATAG
- a CDS encoding PHD-type domain-containing protein — protein sequence MHVVAQPLTVFLSYSFTDSNPRPPTSQQTPTSAVFPSPIFETPKPGQGSVTDAGGWTPRFAEDYSVFNKTPGNLRGNQVPFVDLSPATPASRHKRLLSAETFAAEIATHVNHFSSNPNLPLPPVDPSRRLASSPNSVTVPQEYIADSTPLPSPDPSKQPKSSKKARKADLSGAEPTQTATPPPTGRRGERKLTDKLTMQNDQSFGQPDFTGASQQQHDIAALMAASGDMFGYPMPTPGTAGFWDPSMGMDFDFSASPSNVFQTTPVQGHRHTGSFDWNNDIPLFQDPAASFASNPEPIQSARRDRTIAPKPLGSTAATTAASAAMSAALSAPIDDPFGMSQQANGVNPGLLFGSTQNPMLDSAALIPVTQAGSAEATIFQSRSRTPLGEDLRRSASVKELRATKAPDRALAPSPVKSNSRPGMGRSVSENRGKRNQPQTQNRPVLPKLAPAVRPVSQASNGSNSDNGRPIARPTGRLSPMKSQHRLSSLASIPEAPLQPPRTRTSVRFTIDSRGRARAETTVVHNECDWDGSFSHRRTSRDRSRTGELGFSDDEDSSSDDEPIIIPSRTSSFNASFALPDPLKPVGSIFHSSRRSVSDRSTSSIGAHDGMGGSQHDGESETETFMHERRDKVGDATSELRKVMEDRKKRSNQMGGAGQHRYLQTNNLGPFRGDTISPSTLTDSSLMTDRQDIRCVCSRKGADGGDGFMIQCESCEMWLHGKCINMNSRTRPRVYICAFCANTPNMRGGRLRDTGRGSMLGVGAVPSPLANKSFRAFR from the exons ATGCACGTTGTTGCACAACCACTGACAGTTTTCCTGTCCTACAGCTTTACTGATTCGAACCCTCGTCCACCGACTTCTCAACAAACTCCTACATCCGCCGTCTTCCCTAGTCCCATCTTCGAGACCCCAAAGCCCGGGCAAGGTTCCGTTACCGACGCCGGGGGCTGGACGCCGCGCTTCGCCGAGGACTACTCTGTCTTCAACAAGACCCCAGGGAACCTTCGGGGAAACCAGGTTCCCTTCGTCGACCTTAGTCCCGCCACGCCCGCCAGCCGCCACAAGAGGCTGCTGTCCGCCGAGACATTTGCTGCCGAGATTGCAACCCATGTGAATCACTTCTCTTCTAATCCCAATCTGCCACTGCCGCCGGTCGATCCATCCCGCCGCCTGGCCTCATCGCCGAACTCAGTAACCGTTCCTCAAGAATATATAGCCGATTCGACTCCCTTGCCCAGCCCTGATCCGTCCAAGCAGCCAAAGTCATCCAAGAAAGCCAGAAAGGCCGACCTCAGCGGTGCAGAGCCTACGCAGACGGCGACACCTCCGCCCACTGGACGTAGGGGAGAGCGGAAGCTCACTGACAAGCTCACGATGCAAAATGATCAGAGCTTCGGTCAGCCTGACTTCACCGGCGCctctcagcagcaacatgATATTGCCGCTTTGATGGCCGCCTCTGGTGACATGTTTGGATATCCCATGCCAACGCCTGGCACCGCCGGCTTCTGGGACCCTTCAATGGGCATGGACTTTGACTTTAGTGCTTCTCCGTCTAATGTCTTCCAGACAACCCCCGTTCAGGGACACCGCCATACAGGATCTTTTGACTGGAATAACGACATACCGCTATTCCAGGATCCAGCTGCATCTTTCGCTTCGAACCCAGAGCCCATTCAGTCAGCTCGACGTGACCGCACTATCGCCCCGAAACCACTCGGGTCAACGGCAGCAACGACGGCGGCAAGTGCTGCCATGTCTGCAGCCCTGTCCGCACCTATAGACGATCCCTTTGGAATGTCACAACAAGCGAATGGAGTGAATCCTGGGCTGCTCTTTGGGTCTACGCAGAACCCCATGTTGGATAGCGCTGCTCTTATCCCTGTGACACAAGCTGGCTCGGCTGAAGCTACCATCTTCCagtcgaggtcgagaacACCTCTGGGAGAGGATCTTCGACGATCAGCCAGTGTGAAGGAACTCAGAGCCACCAAGGCTCCCGATCGTGCACTTGCTCCTTCTCCCGTCAAGTCTAACTCCCGCCCAGGGATGGGTCGAAGCGTCAGCGAGAACCGAGGGAAGAGAAATCAACCTCAGACCCAGAACCGACCAGTCCTGCCCAAGCTGGCACCCGCGGTTCGACCAGTTTCACAGGCCAGCAATGGATCGAACAGTGACAATGGACGACCCATAGCACGGCCAACCGGAAGGCTGTCTCCCATGAAGAGTCAGCATCGTCTATCGAGCCTGGCCTCTATACCCGAGGCGCCACTGCAGCCACCGCGAACTCGAACTTCTGTCCGGTTCACGATCGACTCGAGAGGCAGAGCCCGTGCTGAAACAACCGTCGTACACAATGAATGTGACTGGGATGGAAGCTTCAGCCACCGAAGGACGTCCCGAGACAGGAGTCGAACAGGCGAATTGGGATTCTCCGATGACGAAGACTCATCTTCTGACGACGAGCCCATTATCATCCCTAGCAGGACAAGTTCATTCAACGCCTCGTTTGCTCTGCCGGACCCCCTGAAGCCTGTTGGCTCCATCTTCCACTCCTCCAGACGCAGTGTCAGCGATAGGAGCACCAGTAGTATCGGTGCTCACGATGGCATGGGAGGGTCGCAACACGATGGAGAGAGCGAAACTGAGACTTTCATGCATGAGCGCCGCGACAAGGTCGGAGATGCCACGAGCGAGCTGCGCAAGGTCATGGAGGACCGCAAGAAGCGGTCAAATCAGATGGGCGGAGCGGGACAGCACCGGTACTTACAAACCAACAACTTGGGCCCCTTCCGGGGCGATACCATCTCGCCGTCGACCCTCACCGACTCCAGCCTCatgacagacagacaggaTATCCGGTGTGTCTGTAGCAGAAAGGGGGCTGACGGGGGAGACGGCTTTATGATTCAGTG CGAGTCCTGTGAGATGTGGCTGCACGGCAAGTGTATCAATATGAATTCGCGGACACGACCGAGGGTTTACATCTGCGCATTTTGCGCAAACACCCCAAACATGCGTGGAGGGCGACTGCGAGACACGGGGCGAGGAAGCATGCTGGGTGTCGGGGCCGTGCCGTCACCGCTGGCAAACAAATCATTCAGGGCGTTTCGATAA